In Zingiber officinale cultivar Zhangliang chromosome 1A, Zo_v1.1, whole genome shotgun sequence, a genomic segment contains:
- the LOC122032673 gene encoding AAA-ATPase At5g57480-like, with amino-acid sequence MEFWTSLASFMGVFAFCQSMLHAVLPPEIRFAAATVLHRLFLCFSTYCYYDITETDGVSTNELYHSVQLYLSRSASVAATRLSLSRGLNSSAFTFGLSSHDRLVDTFRGATATWEHVVTQRQAQTFSWRPLPEEKRSFTLRIKKKDKPLFVPAYLDHIMDTATELRRRSQERLLYTNSRGSSGGIESRGFPWESVPFKHPSTFETLAMDPERKELIMADLRDFTEGKAFYEKTGRAWKRGYLLYGPPGTGKSSMIAAMANFLGYDVYDLELTEVSTNSELRKLLMKTTSKSIIVIEDIDCSINLTNRGPKKPPIDSPSPSPEDSNAASPKTITLSGLLNFTDGLWSCCGSERIFVFTTNHVEKLDSALLRSGRMDMHILMGYCSFPALKILMKNYLGIDDGDLDEKSDLVTGLEAAIDEAEITPADVSEILIKNRRRDKRAASAELLETLKARWEKRRKEGGKKSSGDGMEVEEEEEEKRALDSPKESGQAMEGRNGKDEGAL; translated from the coding sequence ATGGAGTTTTGGACCTCCCTGGCGTCGTTCATGGGGGTGTTCGCCTTCTGCCAGAGCATGCTCCATGCGGTGCTGCCGCCGGAGATACGCTTCGCGGCGGCGACTGTCTTGCACCGGCTCTTCCTTTGCTTTTCCACCTATTGTTACTATGATATCACTGAGACCGACGGCGTGAGCACCAACGAGCTCTACCACTCGGTGCAGCTCTACCTGAGCCGGTCCGCGTCCGTCGCCGCCACGCGCCTCAGCCTCTCCCGCGGCCTCAACTCCTCCGCCTTCACCTTCGGGTTGAGTAGCCACGACCGGCTGGTGGACACCTTCCGCGGCGCCACCGCCACGTGGGAGCACGTCGTGACGCAGCGGCAGGCGCAGACGTTCTCGTGGCGGCCGCTGCCGGAGGAGAAGCGCAGCTTCACGCTCCGCATCAAGAAGAAGGACAAGCCCCTGTTCGTGCCGGCATACCTCGACCACATCATGGACACCGCCACCGAGCTCCGACGCCGGAGCCAGGAACGCCTCCTTTACACGAACTCCCGCGGCAGCAGTGGGGGCATTGAGTCCCGCGGATTTCCGTGGGAGTCTGTTCCCTTCAAGCACCCCAGCACCTTCGAAACCCTCGCCATGGATCCGGAGCGGAAAGAGCTGATCATGGCCGACCTCAGGGATTTCACCGAGGGCAAGGCCTTCTACGAGAAGACCGGCCGCGCGTGGAAACGCGGCTACCTGCTCTACGGCCCGCCGGGCACGGGCAAGTCGAGCATGATCGCCGCCATGGCCAATTTCCTCGGATACGACGTCTACGACCTGGAGCTCACCGAGGTCAGCACCAATTCGGAGCTCCGCAAGCTCCTGATGAAGACCACTTCAAAATCCATCATCGTCATCGAGGACATCGATTGCTCGATAAACCTCACCAATCGAGGCCCCAAAAAGCCGCCGATCGattcgccgtcgccgtcgccggaGGACTCCAATGCTGCCTCCCCCAAGACGATAACTTTATCCGGCCTCCTCAATTTCACCGACGGATTGTGGTCCTGCTGCGGAAGCGAACGCATTTTCGTGTTCACCACCAACCACGTCGAGAAACTCGACTCAGCGTTGCTCCGATCGGGCAGAATGGACATGCACATACTGATGGGCTACTGCTCGTTCCCGGCGCTCAAGATCCTGATGAAGAACTACCTAGGGATAGACGACGGCGACCTCGACGAAAAATCCGACCTTGTGACCGGATTGGAGGCGGCCATCGACGAGGCCGAGATAACTCCGGCGGACGTCAGCGAGATCCTGATTAAGAACCGGCGGCGGGATAAGCGCGCGGCGTCGGCTGAACTGCTGGAGACTCTCAAGGCCCGGtgggagaagaggaggaaggaagGAGGGAAGAAGAGTTCCGGCGACGGAATGgaagtggaggaggaggaggaggagaagagggcaTTGGACAGCCCCAAGGAGAGCGGTCAAGCGATGGAGGGTAGAAATGGCAAAGACGAAGGAGCATTGTGA
- the LOC122032623 gene encoding uncharacterized protein At5g64816, producing the protein MVDAWWSLLGAAIPAIIAGQAIRARRRYAEEQRLKNARGREKNSDEIFVCERVCTSKRMLKKVGAFSKDPILDTCVTVCGVSELDACADACARTVCVNQHQVPNWNDICMKRCQSECLRLSASST; encoded by the coding sequence ATGGTGGATGCATGGTGGTCATTACTAGGGGCTGCAATTCCAGCAATCATAGCAGGTCAAGCCATCAGAGCCAGAAGACGATATGCTGAAGAACAAAGGCTCAAGAATGCTCGCGGGCGTGAAAAGAACTCCGACGAAATCTTTGTGTGCGAGAGAGTTTGTACTTCTAAGAGAATGTTGAAGAAGGTGGGTGCATTTTCAAAGGATCCGATCCTCGACACCTGTGTCACCGTTTGTGGTGTTTCAGAACTTGATGCCTGCGCTGATGCCTGCGCACGGACTGTTTGTGTTAACCAACACCAGGTGCCCAATTGGAATGACATCTGCATGAAAAGGTGCCAAAGTGAATGCCTCAGGCTATCTGCATCTTCAACTTAA